In Papilio machaon chromosome W, ilPapMach1.1, whole genome shotgun sequence, a single genomic region encodes these proteins:
- the LOC106713025 gene encoding uncharacterized protein LOC106713025 isoform X2 produces MRPKITMSACGDIRQFEGEKWEVFRQQLECFILVNDITEDKKVPLLITKLSPKVFETLTYLCSPLQPLELKFEELCTKLKEKYAKPLSTTLERAEFRKRNQLPNEKIQEYVLELKKLAAKCQFKDADDQVKEKFMDGVSSKLIKFELMKSQVEMSLEKCIEIGRTVEAALLHANGSSESTENIFFYQQRIRNTGTRPKHKQNNNSKQHSIKCFCCGKENHVKADCRLIKKFCSECGQQGHIYKMCSKKRQISTLEAKQPEEDAEEPEENVIQNSFQEEYKTYSMHNN; encoded by the exons ATGAGACCGAAAATAACCATGTCAGCTTGTGGTGATATAAGACAGTTTGAGGGAGAGAAGTGGGAGGTATTCAGACAACAACTTGAGTGTTTCATACTTGTCAATGATATCACTGAAGATAAAAAGGTACCCCTGCTTATTACTAAACTGTCTCCAAAAGTATTTGAAACATTAACCTATTTATGTTCACCACTTCAACCATTAGAACTGAAGTTTGAAGAGTTATGTACTAAACTCAAGGAGAAATATGCCAAACCATTATCAACGACCTTGGAAAGAGCAGAGTTCCGGAAAAGAAATCAATTACCCAATGAGAAAATCCAAGAGTAtgtattagaattaaaaaaattagcagcaaaatgtcaatttaaagATGCAGATGACCAAGTTAAAGAGAAGTTTATGGATGGTGTATCctcaaagttaattaaatttgagcTGATGAAAAGTCAAGTGGAAATGTCATTGGAAAAATGCATTGAAATTGGTAGAACAGTAGAAGCAGCGCTATTACATGCAAATGGATCAAGTGAATCGAcagaaaatatattcttttatcAACAAAGAATAAGAAATACTGGAACAAGACCTAAGCATAAGCAGaataataacagtaaacagcatagtataaaatgtttttgctgTGGAAAAGAAAATCATGTGAAAGCTGATTGTcgtttaatcaaaaagttttgTAGTGAATGTGGACAACAGGGACACATTTATAAGATGTGTTCTAAGAAACGCCAAATTAGTACCCTGGAAGCAAAGCAACCAGAGGAGGATGCAGAGGAACCTGAAGAAAATGTTATCCAAAATTCATTTCAAgaagaatataaaacatacagt ATGCACAACAACTAG
- the LOC106713025 gene encoding uncharacterized protein LOC106713025 isoform X1 yields MRPKITMSACGDIRQFEGEKWEVFRQQLECFILVNDITEDKKVPLLITKLSPKVFETLTYLCSPLQPLELKFEELCTKLKEKYAKPLSTTLERAEFRKRNQLPNEKIQEYVLELKKLAAKCQFKDADDQVKEKFMDGVSSKLIKFELMKSQVEMSLEKCIEIGRTVEAALLHANGSSESTENIFFYQQRIRNTGTRPKHKQNNNSKQHSIKCFCCGKENHVKADCRLIKKFCSECGQQGHIYKMCSKKRQISTLEAKQPEEDAEEPEENVIQNSFQEEYKTYSVSMHNN; encoded by the exons ATGAGACCGAAAATAACCATGTCAGCTTGTGGTGATATAAGACAGTTTGAGGGAGAGAAGTGGGAGGTATTCAGACAACAACTTGAGTGTTTCATACTTGTCAATGATATCACTGAAGATAAAAAGGTACCCCTGCTTATTACTAAACTGTCTCCAAAAGTATTTGAAACATTAACCTATTTATGTTCACCACTTCAACCATTAGAACTGAAGTTTGAAGAGTTATGTACTAAACTCAAGGAGAAATATGCCAAACCATTATCAACGACCTTGGAAAGAGCAGAGTTCCGGAAAAGAAATCAATTACCCAATGAGAAAATCCAAGAGTAtgtattagaattaaaaaaattagcagcaaaatgtcaatttaaagATGCAGATGACCAAGTTAAAGAGAAGTTTATGGATGGTGTATCctcaaagttaattaaatttgagcTGATGAAAAGTCAAGTGGAAATGTCATTGGAAAAATGCATTGAAATTGGTAGAACAGTAGAAGCAGCGCTATTACATGCAAATGGATCAAGTGAATCGAcagaaaatatattcttttatcAACAAAGAATAAGAAATACTGGAACAAGACCTAAGCATAAGCAGaataataacagtaaacagcatagtataaaatgtttttgctgTGGAAAAGAAAATCATGTGAAAGCTGATTGTcgtttaatcaaaaagttttgTAGTGAATGTGGACAACAGGGACACATTTATAAGATGTGTTCTAAGAAACGCCAAATTAGTACCCTGGAAGCAAAGCAACCAGAGGAGGATGCAGAGGAACCTGAAGAAAATGTTATCCAAAATTCATTTCAAgaagaatataaaacatacagtGTAAGC ATGCACAACAACTAG